A single genomic interval of Trachemys scripta elegans isolate TJP31775 chromosome 3, CAS_Tse_1.0, whole genome shotgun sequence harbors:
- the ADAT2 gene encoding tRNA-specific adenosine deaminase 2: MEAAAERWMDRALRMAKEALENGEVPVGCLMVYNNEILGKGRNEVNETKNATRHAEMVAIDQVLDWCHQHDKDPAEVFAHTVLYVTVEPCIMCAAALRLMKIPLVVYGCQNERFGGCGSVLNISSANLTDTGEPFQCIAGYRAEEAVDMLKTFYRQENPNAPKSKVRKKECNK; the protein is encoded by the exons GCTAAAGAAGCATTGGAAAATGGGGAAGTTCCTGTTGGCTGCCTTATGGTCTACAACAATGAGATCCTAGGAAAGGGGAGGAATGAGGTGAATGAAACTAAGAAT GCTACTCGACATGCAGAAATGGTAGCAATCGATCAGGTCCTAGACTGGTGTCATCAACACGACAAGGATCCCGCGGAAGTGTTTGCACACACAGTGTTGTATGTAACTGTAGAACCTTGTATCATGTGTGCAGCTGCCCTGCGCTTGATGA AAATCCCACTGGTTGTGTATGGCTGTCAAAATGAGCGATTTGGAGGTTGTGGCTCAGTTTTGAACATCTCCTCTGCTAACTTAACAGACACTGGGGAACCATTTCAG TGCATTGCTGGTTATCGAGCTGAagaagcagtggacatgttaaaAACCTTCTACAGACAAGAAAATCCAAATG CACCGAAATCAAAAGTACGGAAAAAGGAATGCAATAAGTGA